A genomic stretch from Coffea arabica cultivar ET-39 chromosome 10c, Coffea Arabica ET-39 HiFi, whole genome shotgun sequence includes:
- the LOC113713575 gene encoding uncharacterized protein, producing the protein MNHGMDADMMEADSTSSPPPPPPIPSDQSDVMTGLLSTARQLIQQGNPSQALHAVVIAMRMRGGEEAVYHALNRARELYRNKVQESIAADELATLLAECALAEATPLNSQSSQHNKVDQSRELDVDGTSILAETGRKQIVLDAFSDGSSFVCLQCGGLVSNERKEEHYAFWCCKT; encoded by the exons ATGAACCACGGGATGGATGCTGACATGATGGAGGCGGATTCCACCTCCTCGCCACCGCCACCGCCACCTATTCCGTCCGACCAGAGCGATGTCATGACGGGTCTGCTCTCGACGGCTCGCCAACTAATTCAGCAAGGCAATCCTTCCCAAGCTCTCCATGCG GTGGTGATTGCAATGAGGATGAGAGGTGGGGAAGAGGCTGTATATCATGCTCTTAACCGGGCTAGGGAGCTGTACAGGAACAAAGTTCAAGAAAGTATTGCTGCTGATGAGTTGGCAACCCTGCTTGCTGAGTGTGCACTTGCAGAGGCAACGCCGTTGAATTCTCAATCATCTCAACACAACAAGGTGGACCAATCTCGTGAGCTTGATGTTGATGGAACTTCAATACTTGCAGAGACCGGCAGGAAGCAGATTGTGCTGGATGCATTTTCTGATGGAAGCAGCTTTGTTTGCTTGCAATGTGGAGGTCTTGTAAGCAATGAGCGGAAGGAGGAGCATTATGCTTTTTGGTGTTGCAAAACCTGA
- the LOC113713552 gene encoding probable inactive receptor kinase At5g67200 — MRAHLLLRDNVISLLIFCSSFLATLVHSSRYSIDVLPLSDASALLAFESKAGLRSKLGFSPETSSSFCKWAGVQCSQTRVVRFVVEGMDLGGVFAPSTLTRLDQLRVLSLQNNSLAGPIPDLSGLVNLKVLFLSHNSFTGSIPPSLSTLHRLKTLDLSHNNLTGPVPISFNNLDRLYTLRLDSNRFNGSIPALNQSTLQMFNISSNNLTGPIPITPTLLRFKASLFSWNPGLCGEIIHKECREMQHFFGPVASPPPPKSVSADQSSQIERGKVGVSSQPSRKAHGKAALIIGLSGSGLFFICSFICFAFATRTVKKKKKESSAGKVLVGEATANANAEALMRIEEDNYELEEKVRRVQEGVQIAGMGKSGNLVFCAGEAQVYTLEQLMRASAELLGKGTMGTTYKAVLDSRLIVCVKRLDGTRLAGTSQEVFEGHMESVGSLRHPNLVPLRAYFQAKEERLLVYDYQPNGSLFSLIHGSKSARAKPLHWTSCLKIAEDVAQGLSYIHQAWRLVHGNLKSSNVLLGSDFEACLTDYCLSALATTIAATAASSDEEHPDFKAYKAPEALKFNNDQTQANTTTSKSDVYSFGVLLLELLSGKHPSQLPILMPGDMMNWVKLSRDEENRGEDNKLEMLLEVSIACSVASPEQRPTMWQVLKMIQEIKEAVIMEEN, encoded by the exons ATGAGAGCACATTTGTTGTTGCGGGACAATGTGATTTCTCTCCTAATATTCTGCTCAAGCTTCTTAGCTACTTTGGTTCATTCTTCGCGTTATTCAATCGATGTGTTGCCATTATCTGATGCCTCAGCTTTGTTAGCTTTTGAATCAAAAGCTGGCTTGAGAAGCAAACTTGGGTTCTCTCCCGAAACAAGCTCCTCATTTTGCAAATGGGCTGGAGTGCAATGCTCACAAACCAGAGTGGTCCGGTTTGTCGTCGAGGGAATGGATTTAGGTGGAGTTTTTGCTCCGAGCACATTGACTCGGTTGGACCAACTACGAGTTCTTAGtctccaaaacaactccctcGCCGGTCCCATCCCTGATCTTTCCGGTTTGGTCAACCTCAAAGTTCTCTTCCTCTCCCACAACTCCTTCACCGGCTCAATCCCACCTTCGCTATCAACTCTCCACCGTCTCAAAACCCTCGATCTCTCCCACAACAACTTAACCGGTCCGGTCCCGATCTCTTTCAACAACCTGGACAGGCTGTACACCCTCCGGTTAGACTCAAACCGGTTCAACGGTTCGATCCCAGCATTAAACCAATCCACACTTCAGATGTTCAACATTTCTAGTAACAACCTCACCGGTCCAATCCCTATCACCCCGACATTGTTACGCTTCAAAGCGTCGTTGTTCAGCTGGAATCCCGGACTTTGCGGAGAAATAATACACAAGGAATGCCGTGAAATGCAACATTTTTTCGGTCCCGTCGCCTCACCTCCGCCGCCGAAATCGGTATCCGCCGATCAAAGCTCACAAATTGAACGGGGAAAAGTAGGCGTGAGCAGCCAACCAAGCAGGAAAGCGCATGGGAAGGCGGCACTTATAATCGGGCTATCCGGGAGCGGGCTATTTttcatttgttcgttcatttgttTTGCATTTGCCACGAGGAcggtaaaaaagaagaaaaaggaaagttcAGCTGGGAAAGTTTTGGTTGGTGAAGCAACTGCAAATGCCAATGCCGAGGCATTGATGAGGATTGAAGAAGACAATTACGAGCTGGAGGAGAAGGTGAGGAGGGTCCAGGAGGGAGTGCAAATCGCCGGGATGGGGAAGAGCGGGAATCTGGTATTCTGTGCGGGTGAGGCACAGGTGTATACGCTGGAGCAGCTGATGAGGGCATCGGCGGAGCTGCTGGGGAAGGGAACGATGGGGACCACTTACAAAGCAGTGCTTGACAGCCGGTTGATTGTCTGTGTGAAGAGACTGGACGGTACTAGATTGGCGGGTACAAGTCAGGAGGTGTTTGAGGGGCACATGGAATCAGTGGGGTCCTTGAGGCATCCGAATTTGGTTCCCCTCCGGGCATATTTTCAGGCTAAAGAAGAGAGGCTTCTGGTTTATGATTACCAGCCTAATGGCAGTCTTTTCTCTCTAATTCACG GTTCCAAGTCAGCAAGAGCAAAGCCACTTCACTGGACATCATGCTTGAAAATAGCAGAGGACGTAGCTCAGGGCCTCTCCTACATTCACCAAGCTTGGAGGCTCGTCCATGGCAATCTCAAGTCTTCCAACGTCCTCCTTGGCTCCGACTTCGAAGCCTGCCTTACCGACTATTGCCTTTCCGCCCTTGCAACCACCATCGCTGCCACCGCCGCCTCCTCCGATGAGGAGCACCCTGATTTTAAGGCCTATAAAGCTCCGGAAGCACTCAAGTTCAACAACGACCAAACTCAAGCCAATACTACAACATCCAAGTCAGATGTTTACTCATTTGGGGTTCTTTTGCTTGAGCTTCTCAGCGGGAAGCATCCGTCGCAACTTCCAATTCTGATGCCCGGCGACATGATGAACTGGGTGAAACTAAGCAGGGATGAGGAAAATAGAGGGGAAGACAACAAACTAGAAATGCTTCTTGAGGTGTCTATTGCTTGTAGTGTCGCCTCCCCGGAACAGAGGCCGACAATGTGGCAAGTCTTGAAAATGATTCAAGAGATTAAAGAGGCtgttataatggaggaaaattGA
- the LOC113714318 gene encoding uncharacterized protein At4g06744-like, whose translation MHRIFTNIKHLILSLILASLIVSTQGKNAEPLEVIIGGSSNQLSDAPVAEPVEGSLEPLIFADLRLAVVYPIILKFKKIITSDPLGITKSWVGADICNYTGFYCTSPPDNCSAIALASIDFNGFQLSAPTLDGFLDQLPDLALFHANSNNFSGTISADISKLPYLYELDISNNQFSGPFPTAVLGMNSLSFLDIRFNLFAGSVPPQLFTQAFDAIFLNNNNFMQRLPENIGNTRAFYLTLANNKFFGPIPRGLFRAMASLTEVLLLDNLLTGCLPYELGFLKEAVVFDAGNNLLTGPIPFSLGCLKKVEVLNFAGNYLYGMVPEVVCALGNLANLSLSDNYFTTVGPICWNLIKKGVLDVRKNCIAGLPFQRSVWECAHFFARPRYCPYWATFTYIPCWLPHFKFPPLAASESAPSPS comes from the coding sequence ATGCATAGAATTTTTACCAATATTAAGCATCTTATTCTCAGCCTCATCTTAGCTTCTCTGATTGTTAGCACCCAAGGAAAAAATGCAGAACCGCTTGAGGTCATCATTGGTGGGAGCAGCAACCAATTGTCAGACGCACCGGTTGCAGAACCTGTAGAAGGAAGTTTGGAGCCGCTGATTTTTGCAGACCTGAGATTGGCTGTGGTGTACCCCATTATCctgaaatttaagaaaataatcaCCTCTGATCCTCTAGGAATCACCAAATCTTGGGTTGGGGCTGATATATGCAACTATACAGGCTTTTATTGCACTAGCCCCCCGGACAACTGTTCGGCTATTGCTCTTGCTTCTATTGATTTCAATGGATTCCAACTTAGTGCTCCAACCCTGGATGGCTTCCTTGATCAGCTCCCTGATTTAGCCCTGTTCCATGCCAATTCCAATAACTTCTCCGGGACCATCTCGGCAGACATTTCCAAGCTTCCCTACCTATATGAGCTAGACATCAGTAATAACCAGTTTTCTGGGCCATTTCCTACCGCCGTTCTAGGTATGAATAGTCTGTCTTTCTTGGACATTCGGTTCAACCTTTTCGCAGGCTCAGTACCACCTCAATTGTTCACGCAGGCTTTCGATGCAATTTTTCTGAACAACAACAATTTTATGCAGAGGCTGCCTGAAAACATTGGCAACACTCGCGCCTTCTATCTCACTCTAGCCAATAACAAATTCTTTGGCCCCATTCCTCGCGGTTTATTTAGAGCCATGGCCAGTCTGACTGAAGTGTTACTCCTTGACAACTTGTTAACCGGTTGCCTGCCCTATGAATTGGGTTTTTTAAAGGAAGCTGTGGTATTTGACGCGGGTAACAATCTGTTAACAGGTCCTATACCTTTCTCCTTGGGATGCCTGAAGAAAGTAGAGGTGCTGAATTTTGCCGGGAATTATCTGTATGGCATGGTGCCAGAGGTGGTCTGTGCGCTGGGAAATTTGGCCAACCTTTCGCTGTCTGATAATTATTTCACAACAGTTGGGCCAATTTGCTGGAATCTGATTAAGAAGGGAGTTCTTGATGTAAGGAAGAACTGCATTGCTGGTCTACCATTTCAGAGATCAGTGTGGGAGTGTGCTCATTTCTTTGCACGACCAAGGTACTGTCCTTACTGGGCAACGTTCACCTACATTCCATGTTGGCTTCCCCACTTTAAATTCCCACCATTAGCCGCTTCTGAATCGGCCCCTTCTCCTTCATAG
- the LOC113715139 gene encoding probable WRKY transcription factor 7 has protein sequence MAVELMTGFRNDTFASKMEESAVQEAATAGLQSVEMLIRLLSQSQSQPSQIYQDPSSKQSSDYQAVADAAVNKFKKFISLLDRTRTGHARFRRGPVTNPPQPAPPLPPTQQPEQPQRQPPQSNPAATSQPANNLFQEDDKEKVKSSSRIYCPTPIQGLPPLPHNHHQLMKNVNIERKESSTTINFAAASPVNSFMSSLTGDTESMQPSMSSGFQITNLSSHVSSAGKPPLSTSSLKRKCSSMDDSAVKCGGGGAASSGGRCHCPKKRKSRVKRVVRVPAISMKMADIPPDDYSWRKYGQKPIKGSPHPRGYYKCSSLRGCPARKHVERALDDPTMLIVTYEGEHNHSHSATEAPGALVLESS, from the exons ATGGCTGTGGAGTTGATGACAGGATTCAGAAACGATACTTTTGCTTCCAAAATGGAAGAAAGCGCCGTTCAGGAAGCCGCGACTGCTGGACTTCAGAGCGTTGAGATGCTCATCAGGCTGCTATCCCAATCCCAATCTCAACCCTCTCAAATCTATCAAGATCCTTCTTCAAAACAATCGTCCGATTATCAAGCTGTGGCCGATGCCGCTGTCAAtaagttcaagaaattcataTCCCTTCTCGACCGCACCAGAACCGGCCACGCCCGGTTTCGCCGCGGCCCGGTTACTAATCCCCCTCAACCAGCACCGCCGCTGCCGCCGACCCAACAACCGGAGCAGCCGCAAAGACAGCCACCCCAGAGTAACCCTGCAGCAACAAGTCAACCCGCGAATAATTTGTTTCAAGAGGATGATAAGGAGAAGGTGAAATCTAGTTCAAGGATTTATTGTCCGACGCCCATTCAAGGGTTGCCGCCGCTGCCGCACAACCACCACCAGTTAATGAAGAACGTGAATATTGAGAGGAAGGAGTCCTCCACCACCATAAATTTTGCGGCTGCATCGCCTGTAAATTCATTTATGTCGTCGTTGACCGGGGATACGGAGAGCATGCAGCCGTCTATGTCCTCTGGGTTTCAGATTACCAATCTTTCTTCTCATGTATCGTCCGCCGGTAAGCCCCCGCTCTCCACGTCGTCGTTAAAGAGGAAGTGTAGCTCCATGGATGATTCCGCTGTGAAGTGCGGTGGCGGTGGCGCTGCTTCCTCAGGTGGTCGATGCCATTGTCCTAAGAAAAG GAAATCAAGGGTGAAAAGAGTGGTTAGAGTGCCAGCTATAAGCATGAAAATGGCCGATATTCCACCGGATGATTACTCCTGGAGAAAGTATGGTCAAAAGCCCATCAAGGGATCTCCTCATCCTAG GGGATATTACAAGTGTAGCAGCTTAAGAGGGTGCCCGGCCCGTAAGCATGTGGAGCGGGCGTTGGATGATCCGACTATGCTCATAGTTACATATGAAGGGGAGCATAATCACTCACATTCTGCTACGGAGGCACCAGGAGCTCTAGTTCTTGAATCATCTTAA